In one Thermosipho ferrireducens genomic region, the following are encoded:
- a CDS encoding 4-hydroxy-tetrahydrodipicolinate reductase, whose translation MNFGVVGYKGRMGTLIVQTFKEHKHNPVLLVDKEVLLEKDRPEVIVDFSQPEALELTLSLCEKYNVPLVLGTTALAKNHFKTLKDFSKKQPVVQSYNFSIGINLIAKILAEFSKNFEEWDVELVEIHHSQKKDKPSGTAILLEKALKREIQKHSLRIGGIPGEHLVIFANEGETITISHRAISRKAFALGALKAAEWVLTRKSGFYTFSDVLKEE comes from the coding sequence ATGAATTTTGGAGTAGTTGGATATAAAGGAAGGATGGGAACTTTAATTGTTCAAACTTTCAAAGAACATAAACACAATCCTGTTCTGTTAGTCGATAAAGAAGTTTTATTAGAAAAAGATAGACCGGAAGTAATAGTAGATTTTTCCCAACCTGAGGCGCTGGAATTAACGTTATCATTGTGTGAAAAATATAACGTACCTCTTGTGCTTGGTACAACAGCTTTAGCAAAAAATCATTTTAAAACGCTGAAAGATTTTAGCAAAAAACAACCTGTAGTTCAATCTTACAATTTTTCTATAGGAATAAACTTAATAGCAAAAATTTTAGCTGAATTTTCAAAGAACTTTGAAGAATGGGATGTAGAACTTGTAGAAATCCATCATTCACAAAAGAAAGACAAACCTTCCGGGACAGCCATTTTACTTGAAAAAGCACTGAAAAGAGAAATCCAAAAACATTCTTTACGAATAGGAGGTATTCCTGGAGAACATCTTGTAATTTTTGCAAATGAAGGGGAAACAATAACTATTTCTCACAGAGCCATCTCAAGAAAAGCTTTCGCATTAGGTGCGTTAAAAGCGGCAGAATGGGTACTAACCAGAAAAAGTGGTTTTTATACATTTAGCGATGTATTGAAGGAGGAATAA
- the dapA gene encoding 4-hydroxy-tetrahydrodipicolinate synthase, whose product MFRGIGTAIVTPFKNGELDMKSYENLLKFQIENGIKAIIVLGTTGEAPNIEMFERIKLIEKAIEICEGKADVIVGAGTNSLNHTMELVKNAEKMGVNGLLIVTPYYNKPTQRGLYEYYKYISQHTDLDIIVYNVPGRTGVNILPETVYQIASECKNVKALKEANSNINQINEDIKLLKENLENFKVYSGNDDSAFQLLCTGGDGVISVASNVIPAAMVKMFNEIKEGNIKRALEIHMKYLPLFKNLFIETNPIPVKAALSLMGLIDNELRLPLVPASENTIDILKKTLKGCDVI is encoded by the coding sequence ATGTTTAGAGGAATTGGAACGGCTATTGTAACACCTTTTAAAAATGGAGAACTTGACATGAAAAGCTATGAAAACCTTCTAAAATTTCAAATAGAAAATGGAATAAAAGCAATAATAGTTCTTGGAACAACAGGCGAAGCTCCAAATATAGAAATGTTTGAAAGAATCAAGCTCATAGAAAAAGCTATAGAAATATGTGAAGGAAAGGCTGATGTTATAGTCGGAGCTGGAACAAATAGTTTAAATCACACCATGGAACTTGTTAAAAATGCTGAAAAAATGGGAGTTAATGGATTACTAATAGTAACCCCGTATTATAATAAACCCACTCAAAGAGGTTTGTATGAATACTATAAATATATTTCCCAACACACAGATTTAGATATTATCGTTTACAACGTTCCAGGGAGAACGGGAGTTAACATACTTCCTGAAACAGTTTACCAGATAGCTTCAGAATGCAAAAATGTAAAAGCTTTAAAAGAAGCAAATTCAAACATCAATCAAATTAATGAAGATATTAAACTTTTAAAAGAAAATCTAGAAAATTTCAAAGTATATTCTGGAAACGATGATAGCGCATTTCAACTATTGTGTACAGGCGGCGATGGGGTTATTTCAGTAGCTTCAAACGTAATACCAGCCGCGATGGTAAAGATGTTCAATGAAATTAAAGAAGGAAATATTAAGAGAGCTTTAGAAATTCATATGAAATATTTACCGTTGTTTAAAAACTTATTTATAGAAACTAACCCTATTCCTGTAAAAGCAGCGTTGTCTTTAATGGGACTTATCGATAATGAATTACGATTACCTCTGGTTCCTGCTTCTGAAAATACTATTGATATCCTTAAAAAAACTCTTAAAGGATGTGACGTAATATGA
- the dapF gene encoding diaminopimelate epimerase — MKIEKYTATGNSFIICDTKNTKLTDDEKTDFVIKYVKDRDGVIFVELTEKGLFMDYFNRDGKRAAFCGNGARTFLAYVKKTDYIKKDLEEICFETHAGKITGKITPRGIQIKMPEITEFKQENVDGISGFSLKVGVPHFVVFVNNVNEVDVNDLGKSIRKKLNSNVNFVQILKSDQIRIRTFERGVEKETLACGTGATASAYVTKHLYKWKSNEIEVLTKGGILYVAFSGNSIFLEGGVENV; from the coding sequence ATGAAAATTGAAAAGTACACTGCTACTGGGAATTCTTTTATAATTTGTGATACAAAAAACACAAAACTTACTGATGATGAGAAAACAGATTTTGTAATAAAATATGTTAAAGATAGAGACGGTGTTATTTTTGTGGAATTAACTGAAAAAGGATTATTTATGGATTATTTTAACAGAGATGGTAAAAGAGCTGCCTTCTGTGGAAATGGAGCTCGAACTTTTTTAGCCTATGTTAAAAAAACTGATTATATCAAAAAAGACCTGGAAGAAATCTGTTTTGAAACGCACGCAGGAAAAATCACAGGAAAAATTACTCCCCGTGGTATTCAGATAAAGATGCCAGAAATAACAGAATTCAAACAAGAAAATGTGGATGGGATTTCCGGTTTTTCATTAAAAGTAGGAGTCCCGCATTTTGTTGTTTTTGTCAACAACGTGAATGAAGTGGACGTAAATGATCTGGGAAAAAGCATTAGAAAAAAACTCAACAGTAACGTAAACTTTGTTCAGATTTTGAAATCAGACCAGATTAGAATCAGAACATTTGAAAGAGGAGTGGAAAAAGAAACTCTCGCCTGCGGAACTGGCGCTACAGCAAGCGCGTATGTAACAAAACACCTGTACAAATGGAAATCCAACGAAATTGAAGTATTAACAAAAGGCGGGATACTTTACGTGGCTTTTTCCGGAAATTCTATTTTTTTAGAGGGAGGTGTAGAAAATGTTTAG
- a CDS encoding aspartate-semialdehyde dehydrogenase produces MKIGIVGATGEVGRAMIKVLEDFKLQIDELRLFTSKKSTGRILTYKDIPIETETLTEEAMKEKFDFLLFSAGASVSEHFAPIAAKHGNIVIDNSSAFRMNPEIPLIVPEINGYLLKNYKGIVANPNCSTIQMVLSLYKIHEKFGIEEIFVSTYQAVSGAGHKAIIEMEKQFRGEKINNVFPKQIAYNVIPLVGTINEDGFSEEEHKMINETRKILDDQSIQIYPTTVRVPVYYGHSESIVVKTKKEFDSLSNIIKTLKISENVIVTDEIITPIEVAGSDLVYVSRLRTIDNSRFAFWNVADNIRVGAATNAVKILMTMAGIL; encoded by the coding sequence GTGAAAATAGGTATTGTAGGAGCAACTGGTGAAGTTGGACGTGCAATGATAAAAGTGCTGGAAGATTTCAAGCTTCAAATTGATGAATTAAGATTATTTACTTCAAAAAAGTCTACAGGTAGAATTCTCACTTACAAGGATATTCCAATAGAAACAGAAACATTAACAGAGGAAGCTATGAAAGAAAAGTTTGACTTTCTTCTATTTTCTGCCGGAGCTTCTGTATCGGAACATTTCGCTCCAATTGCTGCAAAACATGGAAATATAGTTATAGATAACTCGTCTGCTTTTAGAATGAATCCAGAAATCCCTTTGATAGTTCCTGAAATAAATGGTTACCTGCTTAAAAATTATAAAGGTATCGTTGCTAACCCTAACTGCTCAACTATACAAATGGTACTTTCTTTGTATAAAATCCATGAAAAATTTGGAATAGAAGAAATTTTTGTATCAACTTACCAGGCAGTTTCAGGAGCGGGTCATAAAGCAATTATTGAAATGGAAAAACAATTTCGTGGTGAAAAAATCAATAATGTATTTCCAAAACAAATAGCATATAATGTTATACCATTAGTGGGGACAATCAATGAAGATGGATTTTCGGAAGAAGAACATAAAATGATTAATGAAACCAGAAAAATTTTAGACGACCAATCCATTCAAATCTATCCAACAACTGTTAGAGTTCCCGTGTATTACGGTCATTCGGAAAGCATAGTTGTAAAAACTAAAAAAGAGTTTGACTCTCTCTCTAACATCATAAAAACACTCAAAATCTCAGAAAATGTAATTGTAACCGATGAAATAATAACACCTATAGAAGTTGCCGGAAGCGATCTTGTGTATGTTTCACGTCTTAGAACAATAGATAATAGCAGATTTGCCTTCTGGAATGTTGCTGACAATATAAGGGTAGGAGCTGCAACAAATGCTGTGAAGATATTAATGACAATGGCGGGGATATTATGA
- a CDS encoding SDR family NAD(P)-dependent oxidoreductase, translating to MLIEKLGLDRKTFTGKTAVVTGAGQGIGKELARALAWLGARVIIAEINEKTGVETEKQIRSEDGTVLFVRADVGDRKSIYNLKKIVAKKFGKVDILVNNAIIYRPGSILELPIETWDEVYRVNIRGAVMGIKAFLPDMLQQGHGVIVTVTSSEGMPYMASYFASKAALRSIGLSLAQELKNTGVYAFVFAPGMVDTPGGNAAFEALAPKYGMTYQEFVAMSPNPGFDGLMPPEACAAGLAYLIAYANEYHGQVVDPFQPLIRTGILKFSCSGKRSEIDSQELKLILELTTKVKKVLGDVERETNELDLFRRMWVNRAFQQRTGMSIKNWIENIAKLIEQLENLKKETGKVNEFLNTVSWLKPYLERLAEYFKKNKQDARGYFKDSGKLEYALKILNERQDIVQKLILELEKIS from the coding sequence ATGCTAATAGAGAAATTAGGTTTAGATCGAAAAACTTTTACAGGTAAAACTGCTGTAGTAACAGGAGCTGGTCAGGGAATAGGAAAAGAATTAGCAAGGGCTCTTGCATGGCTTGGAGCAAGAGTTATTATTGCAGAAATAAACGAAAAAACAGGAGTGGAAACCGAAAAACAAATACGTTCTGAAGATGGGACAGTACTGTTTGTTCGAGCCGATGTGGGGGACAGGAAAAGTATTTACAACTTAAAGAAAATAGTCGCTAAAAAATTTGGTAAAGTTGATATATTGGTTAACAACGCGATTATATACCGACCTGGTTCTATACTTGAGCTTCCCATCGAAACATGGGATGAGGTCTACAGAGTTAACATTCGTGGAGCTGTAATGGGAATTAAAGCCTTCCTCCCGGATATGCTTCAGCAGGGACATGGTGTGATCGTAACTGTTACTTCCAGTGAAGGGATGCCGTACATGGCGTCATACTTTGCATCAAAAGCTGCTTTGAGATCCATAGGTCTTTCCCTTGCTCAGGAACTTAAAAACACTGGTGTGTACGCATTTGTCTTTGCCCCGGGAATGGTCGATACACCTGGTGGAAATGCGGCATTTGAGGCGTTAGCTCCAAAGTACGGAATGACATATCAGGAATTCGTAGCTATGAGTCCAAATCCAGGATTTGATGGTTTAATGCCGCCTGAGGCATGTGCAGCAGGTCTGGCATATCTTATCGCTTACGCCAACGAATACCATGGACAGGTTGTCGATCCTTTCCAGCCACTTATCAGGACAGGTATCTTAAAATTCTCATGTTCAGGAAAAAGAAGCGAAATCGATTCACAAGAATTGAAATTGATATTGGAACTTACCACAAAAGTTAAGAAAGTACTTGGGGATGTTGAAAGAGAAACTAACGAGCTTGATTTATTCAGGCGAATGTGGGTTAATCGAGCATTTCAGCAAAGAACAGGAATGAGCATAAAAAACTGGATTGAAAATATTGCAAAGCTGATTGAACAGCTCGAAAACTTGAAAAAAGAAACGGGTAAAGTTAATGAATTTCTTAACACCGTATCCTGGTTGAAACCTTATCTTGAAAGACTTGCGGAATATTTCAAGAAAAATAAGCAGGATGCACGAGGATATTTCAAAGATTCAGGAAAGCTTGAATACGCGCTAAAAATTCTCAATGAAAGGCAGGATATTGTACAGAAACTTATACTTGAACTGGAAAAAATCAGTTAA
- the cas6 gene encoding CRISPR-associated endoribonuclease Cas6 has translation MYYGGIFLRLYVNFSLDTVELPIDYNHMLQAAILNLINSDEYRKFIHDEGFAFEKRKFKLYTFSRLLGNFEINKEKNSIMFFNKVKLIISSMDDNFCNYLMQTLLKFGEIRLGRNILQIDTVIAKNFEPADELKVVTRSPVTVYSTYLDNFGRKKTLFYHPDDKKFQELLEKNLIKKYQTIHSKLPEGRISVIHAGKKPKKVQVIYKGFKITGWMTAFDLYGDPMLLKIAYETGLGAKNSLGFGLIETIKK, from the coding sequence ATATATTATGGAGGGATTTTTCTGAGGTTATACGTTAATTTCTCCCTTGATACTGTTGAACTTCCCATTGATTACAACCATATGTTACAAGCTGCTATTTTGAATCTAATAAATAGTGACGAATATAGAAAATTTATTCACGATGAGGGATTTGCTTTTGAAAAAAGAAAATTTAAATTATACACATTTTCTCGACTTTTAGGAAATTTTGAAATAAATAAAGAAAAAAATAGTATAATGTTTTTTAACAAAGTAAAGTTGATAATATCTTCCATGGACGATAATTTCTGCAATTATTTAATGCAAACTTTATTGAAATTTGGAGAAATAAGATTAGGAAGGAATATATTACAAATAGATACTGTTATAGCAAAAAATTTCGAGCCAGCTGATGAATTAAAAGTAGTTACCAGATCACCGGTAACTGTATACTCAACATATTTAGATAATTTTGGAAGGAAAAAGACTTTGTTTTATCATCCAGATGATAAAAAGTTCCAGGAGTTATTGGAGAAGAATTTGATTAAAAAATATCAAACAATACATTCAAAACTACCTGAGGGTAGAATTTCAGTAATTCATGCAGGAAAAAAACCAAAAAAAGTTCAAGTTATATACAAAGGATTTAAAATAACAGGGTGGATGACTGCGTTTGATTTATATGGTGATCCTATGCTTTTGAAAATAGCTTATGAAACAGGACTTGGTGCTAAAAATTCATTAGGATTTGGCTTGATTGAAACTATAAAAAAATAA